A DNA window from Argopecten irradians isolate NY chromosome 10, Ai_NY, whole genome shotgun sequence contains the following coding sequences:
- the LOC138332606 gene encoding angiogenic factor with G patch and FHA domains 1-like — protein MPTNMADGVSNKVEIKTEKGQIPVQYCYEESPQLKGMEKSPDTDKTKLHGELLEQCQHELQTAKEKLRKTESELEKSNKCNRELRDELEGLNTELHRLKNTTTDKSDAESQTDALLLQDGFKYLDGLSKYQAIMINDPVDEGHEHQTVDPDTKLTESGDTESAETHGNKETDVDATTEGRSTVESHEKSKDIDIKMESDDKKEKEDKPEEGNSVSLADELRATAEAVVQQTGYVYDENSGLYYDYNSGYYYNAEKALYYDPNTGTYFYYNAESAKYEFHSQVDVSQYSTTQGYNYNYSQYRDHYPRGGNYDTPPRKDYYSSHRDSGYDQHHRVLPRRDRDTPRSSSKSYVDHHTSHRSDRRDSDKKKKSKRLQAEEMEYRKRKKKKKDKDKKKKKRKSSKEKRRDKSQERKGDEKCSDKKKEKSLRKRKKSEEGEVLSEDSSEKDDKIKEDDDDKTEDEDLTNYDLVGDSRSYMDELYESFDDNSNDVTSEEASTLDDLYEDLGDDNVQKCESGDNDSSKNDVKSSDHKSSEDDISDMELSSNADNVNTSTNCEKAEYSKEKLNTRESSSKTNKKIKTARGKSHHNVKDKHKILHKDIVSTSDKHRTKKSRTETSDKDNQSSGSNSKSSKYYDKYRDSRNPNNDFSKTPEKPHSKSGKEDRTYSASRSESSRKAKSRSYRKSSPSSSDNESDSSNSVCTGESELESGEITSSSDEEVTREEPVAMLCDDDVQDIEDVPELYGEGHTNDVIMADEEMVSKWPPCIRMIVTDSDIIDPGTLFIVTCTGATVGREKEMGHTILIPDINISKAHAEIHFDEAEYQYFLTDLASQNGTFLNEERISEPKVKSKPKALGHGDTLQFGCTRLLLHIHEGMDTCDECEPGQVQAQLQAQNQQPKEIVILSKEEKLRQQKQQLKKIKKKYGLKNSAYEDNMSAINNPSYTDKAEERRKTVGSDNPYQPDEAPASVHRYDVLLTITTLPT, from the exons ATGCCTACTAACATGGCAGACGGGGTGTCGAACAAAGTAGAGATTAAAACTGAAAAGGGCCAAATACCGGTCCAATACTGTTATGAAGAAAGTCCCCAACTTAAAGGGATGGAAAAAAGCCCTGACACTGACAAGACAAAACTTCATGGTGAACTGTTAGAACAATGTCAACATGAACTACAGACAGCGAAAGAAAAATTGAGGAAGACTGAGAGTGAACTTGAGAAAAGCAACAAGTGTAATAGAGAATTGCGTGATGAACTGGAAGGGTTGAATACAGAGCTACATAGATTAAAGAATACCACAACAGACAAATCTGATGCAGAGAGCCAGACTGATGCTTTACTGTTGCAAG ATGGTTTCAAATACTTGGAtggattatcaaaatatcaagcCATTATGATAAATGATCCAGTTGATGAG ggaCATGAACATCAAACAGTTGATCCGGATACCAAGTTGACTGAGAGTGGCGACACTGAGAGTGCTGAAACACATGGGAACAAGGAGACAGATGTGGATGCTACAACAGAGGGGAGGTCTACAGTGGAAAGTCATGAGAAATCCAAGGACATTGATATTAAAATGGAATCTGATGATAAAAAGGAGAAAGAGGACAAACCAGAGGAAGGTAACAGTGTGTCATTGGCAGATGAACTACGAGCTACAGCTGAGGCAGTAGTGCAACAGACTGGCTATGTGTATGATGAGAACTCTGGACTTTACTACGATTACAACAGTGGATATTACTACAATGCA GAAAAGGCATTGTATTATGACCCAAACACAGGGACTTATTTTTACTATAATGCTGAGAGTGCAAAGTATGAGTTCCACTCCCAAGTTGATGTTTCACAGTACAGTACGACTCAGGGATATaactataactacagtcaataCCGAGACCACTAtccaaggggaggtaactatgACACACCACCGCGGAAAGACTATTACAGTAGTCATAGAGACTCAGGTTACGACCAACATCACCGTGTGTTACCACGGAGAGACAGAGATACACCGAGGTCCTctagtaaatcatatgtagacCATCATACATCCCACCGCAGTGATAGGAGGGACAgtgataaaaagaaaaagtCAAAACGACTACAGGCAGAGGAAATG GAATATCGCaaacgaaagaaaaaaaagaaagataaagacaaaaagaaaaagaagagaaaatctTCCAAAGAGAAAAGGAGAGATAAATCCCAAGAAAGAAAAGGTGATGAAAAGTGTTCAGataaaaagaaggaaaaaagcttaaggaaaaggaaaaaatcTGAGGAAGGTGAAGTTTTGTCAGAGGATAGTAGTGAAAAGGATGACAAGATCAAGGAAGATGACGATGATAAAACAGAAGATGAGGATCTTACTAATTATGATTTAGTAGGTGATTCTAGATCATATATGGATGAGCTGTATGAAAGTTTTGATGATAACAGTAATGATGTGACATCAGAGGAAGCATCTACATTAGATGATTTATACGAAGATTTAGGTGATGATAATGTCCAAAAATGTGAGTCTGGAGACAATGATTCATCTAAGAATGATGTGAAGTCTTCTGATCATAAAAGCAGTGAGGATGATATCTCTGACATGGAGTTGTCTTCAAATGCAGATAATGTAAATACCAGTACAAACTGTGAAAAAGCAGAGTATTCTAAAGAGAAATTAAATACTAGGGAAAGCTCTTCCAAAACCAACAAGAAAATAAAGACTGCACGTGGAAAGTCGCACCACAATGTAAAAGATAAACATAAAATTCTTCACAAAGATATTGTGTCTACTTCTGACAAACATCGGACTAAGAAAAGTAGGACAGAAACATCAGACAAAGATAATCAATCTAGCGGTAGTAATTCTAAAAGCTCTAAATACTATGATAAATACAGAGATTCTAGAAATCCAAATAATGACTTCAGTAAAACACCAGAAAAACCTCACTCCAAATCAGGGAAAGAAGACAGAACCTATTCAGCTAGTAGATCTGAAAGTTCCAGAAAAGCAAAATCAAGATCCTATCGTAAATCAAGTCCGTCCTCATCAGACAATGAAAGTGACAGTAGTAATAGTGTGTGTACAGGGGAATCTGAGCTGGAATCGGGGGAGATCACCAGCAGCTCCGACGAGGAGGTCACTAGGGAGGAACCTGTTGCTATGCTTTGTGACGATGATGTCCAAGATATAGAGGATGTCCCAGAACTATATGGTGAAGGTCACAcaaatgatgtcataatggCTGACGAAG AAATGGTGAGTAAATGGCCGCCATGTATTCGTATGATTGTAACAGACTCGGACATTATCGACCCAGGGACACTATTTATTGTTACGTGTACCGGAGCAACAGTTGGAAGAGAGAAGGAAATGGGTCACACTATTCTCATCCCAGATATTAATATCAGTAAA GCTCATGCAGAAATCCATTTTGATGAGGCAGAGTACCAATATTTCCTGACAGACCTGGCCAGCCAGAATGGTACCTTCCTTAATGAGGAACGTATCTCAGag CCTAAAGTAAAGAGTAAACCTAAAGCCTTAGGACATGGCGATACTCTACAGTTTGGTTGTACACGTCTACTACTACACATCCACGAGGGTATGGACACGTGTGACGAGTGTGAGCCGGGACAAGTGCAGGCACAGTTACAGGCTCAGAATCAACAACCTAAAG AAATAGTCATCCTAAGTAAAGAGGAGAAACTGAGACAACAGAAACAACAGCTGAAAAAGATAAAGAAGAAGTACGGATTAAAG AACTCTGCATATGAGGACAATATGTCAGCTATTAACAACCCCAGTTATACTGATAAGGCTGAGGAGAGGAGAAAGACCGTAGGCAGTGACAACCCCTACCAACCTGACGAGGCGCCGGcttctgtacacag GTATGATGTCCTTCTTACTATTACAACCCTACCAACCTGA